CATTAAAGATACCTTTTGGAAGGCCTGCATTATGAAAACACTCCATAATAACCTGTGTCTGCAATGCACTCATCTCGCTGGGCTTTACCACTACCGTACATCCTGCTGCAACGGCAGTCGCAAACTTATTGCAGATAAAGCTGTTGCTGGAATTCCAGGGAGTAATAATTCCTACAACGCCAACCGGTGTCATCTGTACCTGAGTATTTCCGGCCTTCCTGGTAAACTCGAAATCACGTAAGGTCTCTATCATATGATCAAAACCTCCTACCATATTCTGAAAGCTCATGGTACAAAACTGTCGTGTTCCTCCATATTCCAGGATCATGGTTTCAATAAGATCTTCTTCACGGCCCTGTACAGATTTCTTTAGATTTTCAAGAATGACAATACGTTCTTCTATAGTTGTTTTCGAAAATGTTTTAAAAGCTTCTTTTGCTGCGGCAATCGCGTTTTGTGTATCTATTTCATCCCCCAGTACTACTTCTCCAATTTTCTGATGGTTTGAAGGATTAATAAGGTCAAAGACTTCAGTACCGTTTAATCCGGTAAATTCACCATTGATGTAAGCTTTGTCTATACGTTTCATAGGTATGTATGTATTTATTTTAATTGTACAGGACAAAGTTCCGATAATAAGGATCTCATCATTTTGTTGTAAAGCTCAATTCAACTTTGTTAAAAAGCTCAGCTTAATCATTCATGTTTGTTTCAGAATGATGAGGTAGGGTGAAAAAATGGTTCTTTTAGCAATAGCTGGCTAAAAAAAATCAAATCGGTTTCAGATAAAATCAAATTCAATCACCATATAATATATACAAATATAAACTCCTGAAAACGAAAAGACTAAAGTTTTATTATCCAAAATCCGGAATCGTTGTCCACAAAAAAGACTAAAAAAATGTTTTATCGTAAAGAATTTTATATATTTGCACCATCTAACAATTAAAAAAATAATTTACTATGTCAGACATTGCATCAAGAGTAAAAGCTATCATCGCTGATAAGCTTGACGTTGAAGAAACAGAAGTAACTCCTGAAGCTAGCTTCACTAACGATCTAGGAGCTGATTCATTGGATACAGTTGAACTTATCATGGAGTTTGAAAAAGAATTCAACATTCAAATCCCTGATGATCAGGCTGAAAAAATTACTACTGTAGGACACGCTATCGCTTATATCGAGGAAGTAGTAAATAAATAATATTCTTCAACAAAAAAGAAAATTTAAAAAGTTTATGGAATTAAAAAGAGTAGTTGTAACCGGTTTTGGCGCAATAACACCGATTGGAAAAAATGCAAAAGAATACTGGGAAAATCTTGTGAAAGGTGAGAGCGGTGCAGCTCCGATTACTCTTTTTGATGCCACAAACTTTAAGACCAAGTTCGCTTGCGAAGTAAAAGGGTTCGATCCATTGCAGCATTTCGATAAGAAAGAAGCTAAGAAAATGGACCGTAATACTCAATTGGGTATGGTAGCTGCTAAAGAAGCAGTGGCACATTCCCGAATTATTGAAGACAATGTGGATAAAAACAGAGTCGGTGTCATCTGGGGTTCAGGAATCGGAGGTTTAGAAACTTTCGAAACTGAAGTTTTAGGTTGGGCCAACACTGAAATACCAAGATTCAACCCGTTCTTTATTCCTAAGATGATCGCGGATATTACGCCGGGACACATCTCAATTGAATACGGATTCCACGGGCCGAATTATACAACGGTATCTGCATGTGCGTCTTCTGCAAACGCTTTAATTGATTCCAAAATGCTTATCCAGCTTGGAAAAGCAGACGTTATTGTGTGCGGAGGCTCTGAAGCAGCCGTTACAGCAAGTGGTGTTGGTGGATTCAATGCAATGATGGCACTTTCTACAAGAAATGATGATCCTAAAACAGCATCAAGACCATTTGACAAAGACAGAGATGGATTTGTACTGGGTGAAGGTGCAGGATGTATCATCCTTGAAGAATATGAGCACGCGGTAAAACGTGGTGCCACAATTTATGCAGAATTAAAAGGAGGCGGTATGAGTGCAGACGCACATCACATGACGGCCCCACATCCTGAAGGCTTAGGCGCTTACCTGGTTATGAAAAACTGTATGGAAGATGCAGGCTTAACTGCTGATGAAGTAGACCACATCAACATGCATGGTACCTCTACTCCATTAGGAGATATTGCAGAATCCAACGCAATTTCAAGACTATTGGGTGAACACGCTTACGATATTCAGATTAATTCTACAAAATCAATGACTGGTCACCTTCTGGGTGCTGCTGGTGTCATTGAAGCTATCGCTGCGTTGGGAACTATTATTCATGGTATTGTTCCTCCTACCATCAACCATTTTACTGATGATGAAAATATTGACAGCAGACTTAACTTTACGTTTAACAAAGCTGTGAAAAAAGATGTAAAAGTAGCCATGAGCAATACTTTTGGATTTGGCGGGCACAACGCTTGCGTTCTATTTAAGAAAATCTAAATTTACTGAATGGAGTTACAGAAATACTTTTCTAAATTCCTTCTCAAAAAAAGAAAAAGAAAATTAACGGAGAGAGACTACTTCCTTAGTACTGAACTGAACAAAATGTTGGGTACCGAGGTTCAGAATGTCGCGCTCTACCGTGAAGCTTTTTCTTTGAAAAGTTCTTCTAAAAATCAAGACAGCAATTATGAAAGGCTTGAATTTTTGGGAGATTCTGTTTTGGGTACCATTATTTCCTGCCATCTGTTCCAGACTTATCCTCAGGCCAATGAGGGCTATCTGACACAGATGAAATCAAAAATCGTAAACAGGAAAAACCTTAATAAATTAGGAGAAGATCTTAAGCTTACCGACCTTCTGCAGAAGCAGGGTTCTGCAGCTTTAGGTGAAAATATCTCCGGAAATTTATTTGAGGCACTTATTGGTGCCGTTTATCTGGATTTTCAGTATGACGCCTGTAAAAGAATTATTCTTGAAAAGCTTCTGACCCCTACGGAAATCAACAAGCTTGAGAACAAAATTGTAAGCTACAAAGGCCTTCTGCTTGAATGGAGCCAGAAGAAAAAAGTAAATATAAAGTACGAAACCTGCGAGGAAATCCAGGCGAATAAGGCGGTCGTCTTCAGGTGCCATGTATGGCTGGGAGATGAAAGAATAGCTAACGCGGCAGAGACTTCCAAGAAAAAAGCAGAGGAAAAGGCAGCACAGAGGGCATTTTATATTTTAAACAAAAAAGAAAACATACTTGGAAATTCAAAAACTTTATGATCTGGATGATATAGAATTTGAAGATATTGCCATAGGATTGGTAAGATTAGCAAAAGATATACCCGCTCATGAGTTTTTCTACAAAATAAATCAGAACAACGGCCTCAATTTTTCCAGAAAGAAGGATCTTGTCTTTCACGGGGACTATTATGACTATTTTTTTCCAAGATTTGAAGCCTACCACAAGTCTACCAGGACTTGTTTTACATTTATTTCAAACCGGTCTTCGGAAAGTAAGCAAAAAAAACTACAGACCGAGCTCTTCACAGGAGAAGAAAACATTAAATTTTTATTAAATAATCAGGCAGATGTAGAATATATTCTGCATAGTTCGGAACAATTTCCTGATTTTTCCGTAATTTTGCTCCCTGAAAATCTTGTGTTTCCGATACAAGATTACACACTAAGTTCTGACGAAGAACTTTATCAAATTATCCAGTATTATGAATAAGTATTTAAAGAAGACAAAAATTATCGCAACACTAGGACCTGCTTCTTCATCGAAGGAGGTCATGTTAGGACTCATGAAAGCGGGTGTTGATATTTTCAGAATAAATTTCTCACATGCGGATTACGACCTGGTTCGAAGCAATATTGACATCATCAGAGAACTCAATAGAGAATACGGCTATTCAGTAGGAATCCTAGGCGACCTTCAGGGACCAAAGCTGAGAGTAGGCGTTGTAAAGGAAGGTTCTTATCTTAACCCGGGAGATATCCTGACATTCACCAATGAAAAAATAGAAGGTGACTCTACCAAGGTTTATATGACCTATCAGCAGTTTCCTCAGGATGTAAAAGTGGGGGAAAGAATCCTTATTGATGATGGTAAACTGGTACTGGAAGTAACGGAAACCAATGAAAAGGATACGGTAAAGGCTAAAACAATTCAAGGGGGTCCTCTGAGCTCTAAAAAAGGAGTAAACCTTCCTAATACCAATGTATCTCTTCCTGCGCTTACGGAAAAAGATATTCAGGATGCTAACTTCATGCTTGACATGGAGGTTGACTGGATTGCTCTTTCATTTGTACGCCATGCACAGGATATCATTGATCTGAAAAAGCTGATTGATGCCCACCCGAACGGTAAATTCAAAACACCAATTATTGCGAAAATTGAAAAGCCTGAAGGGGTTAAAAATATTGATGAAATCTTATTGGAATGTGATGGCTTAATGGTTGCCCGTGGTGACTTAGGTGTTGAAGTTCCGATGGAAGAAGTTCCTGCGATCCAGAAAAACCTGGTAGAAAAGGCAAGATTCTATTCAAAACCGGTGATTATTGCAACCCAGATGATGGAAACTATGATCAACAGCCTTACGCCGACAAGAGCGGAAGTAAATGACGTAGCCAACTCTGTATTGGACGGTGCTGATGCGGTAATGCTTTCCGGAGAAACTTCTGTAGGAAGATACCCGGTGCAGGTAGTGGAAAACATGGCAAAAATTGTAAAGAATATTGAAATGACCCATTTTTATCAGCATAAAAATGAGCCAATCGAGAAAGATTACAACTGCATCGATGAAAGATTCATCACCAACAGGGTATGTCTTGCTGCGGTAAGAATTGCTAAAACAACCAACGTTTCTGCTATTGTTACGCTTACACATTCCGGATATACAGCATTCCAGCTTGCTGCCCACAGACCGAATTCCCATATCATTGTATACAGCGGTAACAAAAGAGTAATCACCATGTTAAACCTTCTTTGGGGAGTACATGCTTACTATTATGACATGAAAAAATCTACGGATGAAACGATTATCCAGGTCAATATGTTAACGCATAATTACGGGTATATTGAAACCGGAGATTTCGTAATCAACATCAATGCTACTCCATCTTACGAAGGCGGAAAAACCAATACATTACGATTGACAACTGTCTAAAATAAGTAATAGGCAATAGGCAAAGCTACTTTTTGTCAAAGCATACAAAAAAACTCCCGGGATATTTTCTTCCGGGAGTTTTTGTTTTATCTAAAGTCTTCTTCGTCAAAATTATAATTCAGTTCAGATGCTTTTATTGAATTCTTATAGATGTCCAGTAAAATTCGCCTGTCAAAAAAGCCAATGCCTTCTTTCATTGCAGGAGGTTCATAATCAAAACCACCAGGATAAAACTCTTCCCCGTCTTTCTGTATCAGTGAATACCCAAATCTTTTTCTGAGTACAAAATATCTTTCCGCATAAAAGCCTTCCTCTACCTCCTGAACATCTTCCATTTCAAAAGGAATAATCACTTTATTATTTTCATCTACCGCTCCTAACTTTTCATCTTTAATAAAAAAGTAATATCCATTATCATCATTCCCTCTTTGATAGCGGTCATATTCTGAAGGGATAACTTTTTTATTTCTTGTCATAACGCCCACTTTTTTATCTTTCCAGATCACGGCTACAGATGGATCAGAAAAAGAGCTTATGCTATGATTTTCAAACGGAATTATGACTTCACTCTTATAATTAAGGATTCCGGAAGCTCCGTCTTTTTTAAAAAGAATCCAATATTTTCCAATATTTTTTTTATCTTCTTCTTTATCCGGAACGATGAAATCAAAAGCAATATCGAAAAAGCCTTCATCATATATAAAAGGAATAATCACCTTATTTTTATGATTGATCAATCCTTTCTTCCCCTCCTTATTAATGGCCAGAAAATACCCTGTATCTCCCAGCGGAGCCAGTCTTTTGTATATCTGGGGAATAATTATTTTCAGATTGGAGTTTCTGATCCCAAAATTTTTATTCTGTCCGGCAACGATATATTTTTTACCGGGCATCCAGAATGACTCATCAAATACCCTGTTGGTTTCCGGGTCATAAACATTAACAATAGTTTTATTGTCTTTATAGGTGGATAAAAGAATAAACCGGTTTTGATACAAGTCTGCCCGATGGTATTTAAAAGGAGTTACAGGTTGACCTTTTTTATTGATTAAACCTACAGAACCTCCTTTCAAAGCTTCATAGAAATCCCCTGCTTTCAAAATTCTTTTATATTTTTCAGAGATAATTTCGCCTTTTTCATTGACTAAAAATGAGCCACTCTTTTGTTCTAAAGCGATTGTATTTCCATTAAAGCTGTAGCTTAACAAACTTGTTTCTGTGTGAGTGTCTTCTCCATAAGGCTGAAAATCTTTGTTTAACAGATACCATGTATACTTTTTGTCTTTCTCTACCAGTCCGAAATAAAATTTGTTAAACGCAATCATATCCTGATACCTGAAATTCGTGAGATGTTCTCCCTTCAGGTTTACCAGATCACTTTTCCCGTCTTTTTTTCTTTCTTTTATAAAATATTCAGATAATTTATAGGTATTGGAATCTATGGAAAGAAAGGAATCGGTTCCAGATTCATATAGAACTTTCATATCTTTTTTCCTGATGAGCTGATCAGCTTGATAGCCCTTCCCAATCCAATACTCATCAGAAATGCTTTCTACGTCCCTGAAATAGTCGCTTACCCGCATTCCTTCTTTATCTATAAAATAATACATGGGTGTGGTATCTTCTTCTGTACATAGATTTTCCGCACTACAATTACGGTCTATGGGAACATTTATTTTTACCTTCGAATATCCGTATTGATCAAAAGCAGAAGCAGAAGTATATTCGGGCGGAATGATTTCTTTACCGGTCTGATCTATAAATCCCCATTGCCAGCTATAATTTCCATCCTTTAAAACTCTGGCTCTTCTTTCATCCGATTTTCTAGAAACCTTCTGAAACATGCCTATAAGTTTATATTTTTCCTGAAGGCTTTTAATATCCGTAGAATCTGTCATCACCCCATAACGGTCTATTGGAATAAGTTTTTGTGATGAGAGCAAACCAAAGCCAAGGCAGAGAAAAAAAGGATAGACCGTTTTCTTCATGTTAATTTCCAACGATGGTTTTCGCCGTCACAAATTCTTTTAAAGCCAGTAAAGAAAGTTCTGTTCCATATCCTGAGGCTTTGCTTCCACCGAATGGAAAACGCGGATCAGAACTGGTCATTCTGTTGATATTTACCGTTCCTGATTCAAGATTTTCAATGAAATATAACTGACGCTCTTTGTTGGCCGTCCATACAGAATTGGAAAGTCCGAAAGGAATATCGTTCGCCATTTGTAAAGCTTCTTCGTCATTTTTTGCCGTCATAATCATTCCCAGAGGTCCGAAAAGTTCCTCTTTTAAAATAGGATTTCCCTCCTTAACCCTTATTAAACCAGGTTTAAATTCGTTTTCTGAGATTCTTTCCAGAGGAATAATGATTTCTGCACCATTTTCCAAAGCTCTGTTGAACTGAGCTTCCAGTTCATCCGCGAGGTCAGGCCTTGCCATTCCGGCTAATTTGGTTTCCTTATTTAGAGGATCTCCAATTTCATATTTTTTATATTCTTCAATGAATTTCGGTAAAAACTCATCTTCAATTTTTTCAGCAATGATAAATCTTTTTGCTGCTGTACAGGTCTGTCCGCAGTTTTGAAGTCTTGATTTCACTCCGAACTTTGCTGCTTCATCCAGATTTGCATCTTCAAAAATGATGAAAGCGTCACTCCCACCTAACTCAAGCAAAGATTTTTTAATATTTAAACCAGCGATAGAAGCTACTTCTCCCCCAGCCTTTCCGCTGCCCGTTAAGCTCACTCCTTTTACAGCATCATGTTCAAGGATTTCCTTGACAGCCTTATGTCCTACTTCAAGATTCTGGAAAACTCCTTCAGGGAAACCTGCCTCTAAAAGAACTTCTTCAATTGCGTTTCCGCTTCCGAAACAAATTGAAGCATGCTTAAGAACCACGGTATTTCCGGCTAAAATAGCAGGAACAGCAAACCTCAGCACCTGCCAGAAAGGAAAATTCCAGGGCATCACGCCTAAAATTACGCCTTTCGGAGCATAATGAACTTCAGAATAAGCAAATTCAGACACCACTTTTTCAGGTTTTAAAATATTTTCTGCCTCTGCATAATAATTCATCATTAGGGCACATTTTTCCACCTCAGCAATTGATTCTGAAATGGGCTTATTCATTTCCGTAGTAATGA
This region of Chryseobacterium vaccae genomic DNA includes:
- a CDS encoding acyl carrier protein, with the translated sequence MSDIASRVKAIIADKLDVEETEVTPEASFTNDLGADSLDTVELIMEFEKEFNIQIPDDQAEKITTVGHAIAYIEEVVNK
- the fabF gene encoding beta-ketoacyl-ACP synthase II translates to MELKRVVVTGFGAITPIGKNAKEYWENLVKGESGAAPITLFDATNFKTKFACEVKGFDPLQHFDKKEAKKMDRNTQLGMVAAKEAVAHSRIIEDNVDKNRVGVIWGSGIGGLETFETEVLGWANTEIPRFNPFFIPKMIADITPGHISIEYGFHGPNYTTVSACASSANALIDSKMLIQLGKADVIVCGGSEAAVTASGVGGFNAMMALSTRNDDPKTASRPFDKDRDGFVLGEGAGCIILEEYEHAVKRGATIYAELKGGGMSADAHHMTAPHPEGLGAYLVMKNCMEDAGLTADEVDHINMHGTSTPLGDIAESNAISRLLGEHAYDIQINSTKSMTGHLLGAAGVIEAIAALGTIIHGIVPPTINHFTDDENIDSRLNFTFNKAVKKDVKVAMSNTFGFGGHNACVLFKKI
- the rnc gene encoding ribonuclease III; this encodes MELQKYFSKFLLKKRKRKLTERDYFLSTELNKMLGTEVQNVALYREAFSLKSSSKNQDSNYERLEFLGDSVLGTIISCHLFQTYPQANEGYLTQMKSKIVNRKNLNKLGEDLKLTDLLQKQGSAALGENISGNLFEALIGAVYLDFQYDACKRIILEKLLTPTEINKLENKIVSYKGLLLEWSQKKKVNIKYETCEEIQANKAVVFRCHVWLGDERIANAAETSKKKAEEKAAQRAFYILNKKENILGNSKTL
- a CDS encoding IPExxxVDY family protein, with the translated sequence MEIQKLYDLDDIEFEDIAIGLVRLAKDIPAHEFFYKINQNNGLNFSRKKDLVFHGDYYDYFFPRFEAYHKSTRTCFTFISNRSSESKQKKLQTELFTGEENIKFLLNNQADVEYILHSSEQFPDFSVILLPENLVFPIQDYTLSSDEELYQIIQYYE
- the pyk gene encoding pyruvate kinase → MNKYLKKTKIIATLGPASSSKEVMLGLMKAGVDIFRINFSHADYDLVRSNIDIIRELNREYGYSVGILGDLQGPKLRVGVVKEGSYLNPGDILTFTNEKIEGDSTKVYMTYQQFPQDVKVGERILIDDGKLVLEVTETNEKDTVKAKTIQGGPLSSKKGVNLPNTNVSLPALTEKDIQDANFMLDMEVDWIALSFVRHAQDIIDLKKLIDAHPNGKFKTPIIAKIEKPEGVKNIDEILLECDGLMVARGDLGVEVPMEEVPAIQKNLVEKARFYSKPVIIATQMMETMINSLTPTRAEVNDVANSVLDGADAVMLSGETSVGRYPVQVVENMAKIVKNIEMTHFYQHKNEPIEKDYNCIDERFITNRVCLAAVRIAKTTNVSAIVTLTHSGYTAFQLAAHRPNSHIIVYSGNKRVITMLNLLWGVHAYYYDMKKSTDETIIQVNMLTHNYGYIETGDFVININATPSYEGGKTNTLRLTTV
- a CDS encoding WG repeat-containing protein, with the protein product MKKTVYPFFLCLGFGLLSSQKLIPIDRYGVMTDSTDIKSLQEKYKLIGMFQKVSRKSDERRARVLKDGNYSWQWGFIDQTGKEIIPPEYTSASAFDQYGYSKVKINVPIDRNCSAENLCTEEDTTPMYYFIDKEGMRVSDYFRDVESISDEYWIGKGYQADQLIRKKDMKVLYESGTDSFLSIDSNTYKLSEYFIKERKKDGKSDLVNLKGEHLTNFRYQDMIAFNKFYFGLVEKDKKYTWYLLNKDFQPYGEDTHTETSLLSYSFNGNTIALEQKSGSFLVNEKGEIISEKYKRILKAGDFYEALKGGSVGLINKKGQPVTPFKYHRADLYQNRFILLSTYKDNKTIVNVYDPETNRVFDESFWMPGKKYIVAGQNKNFGIRNSNLKIIIPQIYKRLAPLGDTGYFLAINKEGKKGLINHKNKVIIPFIYDEGFFDIAFDFIVPDKEEDKKNIGKYWILFKKDGASGILNYKSEVIIPFENHSISSFSDPSVAVIWKDKKVGVMTRNKKVIPSEYDRYQRGNDDNGYYFFIKDEKLGAVDENNKVIIPFEMEDVQEVEEGFYAERYFVLRKRFGYSLIQKDGEEFYPGGFDYEPPAMKEGIGFFDRRILLDIYKNSIKASELNYNFDEEDFR
- a CDS encoding aldehyde dehydrogenase family protein, whose translation is MEQLIENKLIKADKTFSSWRKVPFEERQKLIAKAAEILKNNSEKFGRIITTEMNKPISESIAEVEKCALMMNYYAEAENILKPEKVVSEFAYSEVHYAPKGVILGVMPWNFPFWQVLRFAVPAILAGNTVVLKHASICFGSGNAIEEVLLEAGFPEGVFQNLEVGHKAVKEILEHDAVKGVSLTGSGKAGGEVASIAGLNIKKSLLELGGSDAFIIFEDANLDEAAKFGVKSRLQNCGQTCTAAKRFIIAEKIEDEFLPKFIEEYKKYEIGDPLNKETKLAGMARPDLADELEAQFNRALENGAEIIIPLERISENEFKPGLIRVKEGNPILKEELFGPLGMIMTAKNDEEALQMANDIPFGLSNSVWTANKERQLYFIENLESGTVNINRMTSSDPRFPFGGSKASGYGTELSLLALKEFVTAKTIVGN